One Athene noctua chromosome 30, bAthNoc1.hap1.1, whole genome shotgun sequence genomic region harbors:
- the CDK2 gene encoding cyclin-dependent kinase 2 isoform X1: protein MENFQKVEKIGEGTYGVVYKARNKVTGEVVALKKIRLDTETEGVPSTAIREISLLKELNHPNIVKLLDVIHTENKLYLVFEFLHQDLKKFMDSSSISGIALPLIKSYLFQLLQGLAFCHAHRVLHRDLKPQNLLINADGAIKLADFGLARAFGVPVRTYTHEVVTLWYRAPEILLGCKYYSTAVDIWSLGCIFAEMITRRALFPGDSEIDQLFRIFRTLGTPDEAAWPGVTAMPDYKPSFPKWARQDFGKVVPPLDEEGRKLLAQMLHYDPNKRISAKAALGHPFFRDVTRAVPHLRL from the exons aTGGAGAACTTCCAGAAGGTGGAGAAGATCGGGGAGGGCACCTACGGCGTCGTGTACAAGGCCCGGAACAAGGTCACGGGGGAGGTGGTGGCCCTCAAAAAAATCCGCCTGGACAC GGAGACCGAGGGCGTCCCCAGCACCGCGATCCGGGAGATCTCCCTGCTGAAGGAGCTCAACCACCCCAACATCGTCAA GCTGCTGGACGTGATCCACACGGAGAACAAGCTCTACCTGGTGTTCGAGTTCCTGCACCAGGACCTGAAGAAGTTCATGGACTCCTCGTCCATCAGCGGCATCGCCCTCCCCCTCATCAAG AGTTACTTgttccagctgctgcagggccTGGCCTTCTGCCACGCGCACCGCGTGCTGCACCGCGACCTCAAGCCCCAGAACCTGCTCATCAACGCCGACGGCGCCATCAAACTGGCGGACTTCGGCCTGGCCCGCGCCTTCGGGGTGCCCGTGCGCACCTACACCCACGAG GTGGTGACGCTCTGGTACCGCGCGCCCGAGATCCTGCTGGGCTGCAAGTACTACTCGACGGCCGTCGACATCTGGAGCTTGGGCTGCATCTTCGCTGAGATG atcACCCGGCGCGCGCTGTTCCCCGGGGACTCGGAGATCGATCAGCTCTTCCGCATCTTCCGCACGCTGGGGACGCCGGACGAGGCGGCCTGGCCCGGCGTCACGGCCATGCCCGACTACAAGCCCAGCTTCCCCAAGTGGGCCCGGCAGGACTTCGGCAAGGTGGTGCCCCCCCTGGACGAGGAGGGACGGAAGCTGCTGGCG caaATGCTGCACTACGACCCCAACAAGCGGATCTCGGCCAAGGCGGCGCTGGGACACCCCTTCTTCCGCGACGTCACCCGGGCTGTCCCCCACCTGCGGCTCTGA
- the CDK2 gene encoding cyclin-dependent kinase 2 isoform X2, whose protein sequence is MENFQKVEKIGEGTYGVVYKARNKVTGEVVALKKIRLDTETEGVPSTAIREISLLKELNHPNIVKLLDVIHTENKLYLVFEFLHQDLKKFMDSSSISGIALPLIKSYLFQLLQGLAFCHAHRVLHRDLKPQNLLINADGAIKLADFGLARAFGVPVRTYTHEITRRALFPGDSEIDQLFRIFRTLGTPDEAAWPGVTAMPDYKPSFPKWARQDFGKVVPPLDEEGRKLLAQMLHYDPNKRISAKAALGHPFFRDVTRAVPHLRL, encoded by the exons aTGGAGAACTTCCAGAAGGTGGAGAAGATCGGGGAGGGCACCTACGGCGTCGTGTACAAGGCCCGGAACAAGGTCACGGGGGAGGTGGTGGCCCTCAAAAAAATCCGCCTGGACAC GGAGACCGAGGGCGTCCCCAGCACCGCGATCCGGGAGATCTCCCTGCTGAAGGAGCTCAACCACCCCAACATCGTCAA GCTGCTGGACGTGATCCACACGGAGAACAAGCTCTACCTGGTGTTCGAGTTCCTGCACCAGGACCTGAAGAAGTTCATGGACTCCTCGTCCATCAGCGGCATCGCCCTCCCCCTCATCAAG AGTTACTTgttccagctgctgcagggccTGGCCTTCTGCCACGCGCACCGCGTGCTGCACCGCGACCTCAAGCCCCAGAACCTGCTCATCAACGCCGACGGCGCCATCAAACTGGCGGACTTCGGCCTGGCCCGCGCCTTCGGGGTGCCCGTGCGCACCTACACCCACGAG atcACCCGGCGCGCGCTGTTCCCCGGGGACTCGGAGATCGATCAGCTCTTCCGCATCTTCCGCACGCTGGGGACGCCGGACGAGGCGGCCTGGCCCGGCGTCACGGCCATGCCCGACTACAAGCCCAGCTTCCCCAAGTGGGCCCGGCAGGACTTCGGCAAGGTGGTGCCCCCCCTGGACGAGGAGGGACGGAAGCTGCTGGCG caaATGCTGCACTACGACCCCAACAAGCGGATCTCGGCCAAGGCGGCGCTGGGACACCCCTTCTTCCGCGACGTCACCCGGGCTGTCCCCCACCTGCGGCTCTGA
- the CDK2 gene encoding cyclin-dependent kinase 2 isoform X4, whose amino-acid sequence MENFQKVEKIGEGTYGVVYKARNKVTGEVVALKKIRLDTLLDVIHTENKLYLVFEFLHQDLKKFMDSSSISGIALPLIKSYLFQLLQGLAFCHAHRVLHRDLKPQNLLINADGAIKLADFGLARAFGVPVRTYTHEITRRALFPGDSEIDQLFRIFRTLGTPDEAAWPGVTAMPDYKPSFPKWARQDFGKVVPPLDEEGRKLLAQMLHYDPNKRISAKAALGHPFFRDVTRAVPHLRL is encoded by the exons aTGGAGAACTTCCAGAAGGTGGAGAAGATCGGGGAGGGCACCTACGGCGTCGTGTACAAGGCCCGGAACAAGGTCACGGGGGAGGTGGTGGCCCTCAAAAAAATCCGCCTGGACAC GCTGCTGGACGTGATCCACACGGAGAACAAGCTCTACCTGGTGTTCGAGTTCCTGCACCAGGACCTGAAGAAGTTCATGGACTCCTCGTCCATCAGCGGCATCGCCCTCCCCCTCATCAAG AGTTACTTgttccagctgctgcagggccTGGCCTTCTGCCACGCGCACCGCGTGCTGCACCGCGACCTCAAGCCCCAGAACCTGCTCATCAACGCCGACGGCGCCATCAAACTGGCGGACTTCGGCCTGGCCCGCGCCTTCGGGGTGCCCGTGCGCACCTACACCCACGAG atcACCCGGCGCGCGCTGTTCCCCGGGGACTCGGAGATCGATCAGCTCTTCCGCATCTTCCGCACGCTGGGGACGCCGGACGAGGCGGCCTGGCCCGGCGTCACGGCCATGCCCGACTACAAGCCCAGCTTCCCCAAGTGGGCCCGGCAGGACTTCGGCAAGGTGGTGCCCCCCCTGGACGAGGAGGGACGGAAGCTGCTGGCG caaATGCTGCACTACGACCCCAACAAGCGGATCTCGGCCAAGGCGGCGCTGGGACACCCCTTCTTCCGCGACGTCACCCGGGCTGTCCCCCACCTGCGGCTCTGA
- the CDK2 gene encoding cyclin-dependent kinase 2 isoform X3 encodes MENFQKVEKIGEGTYGVVYKARNKVTGEVVALKKIRLDTETEGVPSTAIREISLLKELNHPNIVKLLDVIHTENKLYLVFEFLHQDLKKFMDSSSISGIALPLIKVVTLWYRAPEILLGCKYYSTAVDIWSLGCIFAEMITRRALFPGDSEIDQLFRIFRTLGTPDEAAWPGVTAMPDYKPSFPKWARQDFGKVVPPLDEEGRKLLAQMLHYDPNKRISAKAALGHPFFRDVTRAVPHLRL; translated from the exons aTGGAGAACTTCCAGAAGGTGGAGAAGATCGGGGAGGGCACCTACGGCGTCGTGTACAAGGCCCGGAACAAGGTCACGGGGGAGGTGGTGGCCCTCAAAAAAATCCGCCTGGACAC GGAGACCGAGGGCGTCCCCAGCACCGCGATCCGGGAGATCTCCCTGCTGAAGGAGCTCAACCACCCCAACATCGTCAA GCTGCTGGACGTGATCCACACGGAGAACAAGCTCTACCTGGTGTTCGAGTTCCTGCACCAGGACCTGAAGAAGTTCATGGACTCCTCGTCCATCAGCGGCATCGCCCTCCCCCTCATCAAG GTGGTGACGCTCTGGTACCGCGCGCCCGAGATCCTGCTGGGCTGCAAGTACTACTCGACGGCCGTCGACATCTGGAGCTTGGGCTGCATCTTCGCTGAGATG atcACCCGGCGCGCGCTGTTCCCCGGGGACTCGGAGATCGATCAGCTCTTCCGCATCTTCCGCACGCTGGGGACGCCGGACGAGGCGGCCTGGCCCGGCGTCACGGCCATGCCCGACTACAAGCCCAGCTTCCCCAAGTGGGCCCGGCAGGACTTCGGCAAGGTGGTGCCCCCCCTGGACGAGGAGGGACGGAAGCTGCTGGCG caaATGCTGCACTACGACCCCAACAAGCGGATCTCGGCCAAGGCGGCGCTGGGACACCCCTTCTTCCGCGACGTCACCCGGGCTGTCCCCCACCTGCGGCTCTGA